The following nucleotide sequence is from Thermostaphylospora chromogena.
TCTCGGGCGGCGCCGCGCGGTGGGCTCGGCGCGTCCGCGTCGTCGCGGCACCTGACCCGTCGGCGGGGCGCTGATGCGGGAGAATGAGCTGTGATCATCGATCTGTCGGTGCCGGTGACCACGGGCATGCCGGTGTATCCGGGTGATCCGGAGGTCGCGTTGAGCCCCGCGCTCACCGTCGAGTCCGACGGCGTGAACGTCCTGCGCGTGCACATGAGCTCCCATACGGGCACCCACGTGGACGCTCCCTGCCACGTGGACCGCGCCCTGCCCGACCTGGACGCCCTGCCGCTGGACCGGTTCCTCGGCCCGGCGGTGGTCGCCGACGCGCGCGGCCTGCCGCCCCGCGCGCCCGTCCCCGCCGAGCTGGTGGAGCCGCATCTGCGACCGGGCGTGATCCTGCTGGTCGCCACCGGCTGGTCGGCGTACTGGGGCACCGACGACTATCTCGCCCATCCCCATCT
It contains:
- a CDS encoding cyclase family protein, whose amino-acid sequence is MIIDLSVPVTTGMPVYPGDPEVALSPALTVESDGVNVLRVHMSSHTGTHVDAPCHVDRALPDLDALPLDRFLGPAVVADARGLPPRAPVPAELVEPHLRPGVILLVATGWSAYWGTDDYLAHPHLSPEAATAIVEAGVRTVAVDALSVDPTPADDLPAHRILCGAHAVIGENFANLTELVEIQRQGRPIEVSLLPLRLRGGDGAPVRAVARVG